The Quatrionicoccus australiensis nucleotide sequence AGTCGACGACGATGTTGGCCGGCAGCTTGGCCTTGGCCATGGCCTGTTCGGCGACCGCGACCGAGACGGTGTCGTAGTTCGGCTTGCCGTCGCCGCCGCGCAAAACCACGTGGCCGTAGGCATTGCCCTTGGTGCGCACGATGGCGACGCGGCCTTCGCTGTTCAGACCGAGGAAGGAGTGCGGGTTGGAGGCCGAGAGAATGGCGTTGGTCGCCACCGTCAGGTCGCCACTGGTCGCGTTCTTGAAGCCGACCGGCGTGGACAGCCCGGAGGACATCTCGCGGTGCGTCTGCGATTCGGTGGTACGGGCGCCGATGGCGGTCCAGGTGATCAGGTCGCCGTAGTATTGCGGGCCGTAGGGGTCGAGCGCCTCGGTGCCGGCGGGCAGGCCGAGTTCGTTGACGTCGAGCAGGAACTGGCGGGCCTTTTCCATGCCGACATTGACCTGGAAGGAGTCGTCCATGAACGGATCGTTGATGTAGCCCTTCCAGCCGACCGTGGTGCGCGGCTTCTCGAAATAGACGCGCATGATGATCTGCAGCGTGTCGCCGACGTCGTCGGCCAGTTTCTTCAGGCGGCGCGCGTAGTCCATGCCGGCGACCGGGTCGTGGATGGAGCAGGGGCCGACCACGACGAACAGGCGATGATCCTTGCGGTCGATGATCTTGCGCAGCAGGTTGCGGCCGTGCGTGACGGTCTTTGCGGCCTTGGCGGTGAGCGGCCGGCGGGCCTGGATCTCGGCCGGCGTCGGCATGGTGTCGAAGGCGGTCACGTTTACGTTGTCGATGTCTGGGGTCGTCATAATTAGTTTATTAGCTGTCGAATCATGTCTTTCACTGCGGCGACCTTGTCGTTGAGCGTCGGGCAGTGGCGCAAAAGGGAAATTTTATCCTGTCCCGCCAGCTTATAGCTGCGGTTCTTCTGGATCAAATTGATGATCTTGATCGGCTCGATAGGCGGACTCTTCGAGAATTCCGGGCTGAACTGGATGGTGACCTGGTCGTTGGTGGCGTCCAGCTTCTGGATCAGCAGCGGTTTGACGAGCAGGCGCAGGCGGTGCGTCGCGAGCAGCGACTGGCCCTGGATCGGCAGTTCGCCGAAGCGGTCGATCAGTTCTTCCTGCAGGGCATCGATGTCTTCTGCGGTCTCGCAGTTGGCCAGGCGCTTGTACAGCGTCAGGCGCTCATGCACGTCCGGGCAGTAGCCGTCGGGGAGCAGGGCCGGTGTGCGCAGGTTGATTTCGGTGCCGATACCGAGCGGTTGCGTCAGGTCGACCGCCGCCAGGTGCTTGCCCTGCTTGAGCGCGGCGACGGCGCGGTTGAGCATGTCGGTGTACATGTTGAAGCCGACTTCCTGCATTTCGCCCGACTGGTTGTCGCCGAGCACTTCGCCGGCGCCGCGGATTTCCAGGTCGTGCATGGCGAGGAAGAAGCCGGAACCGAGTTCCTCCATGGCCTGGATGGCTTCGAGGCGCATCTTCGCCTGCTTGGTCAGTGCCTTCTCGTCCTGCACGAGCAGGTAGGCGTAGGCCTGGTGGTGCGAACGGCCGACCCGGCCGCGCAACTGGTGCAACTGGGCAAGGCCGAACTTCTCGGCACGGTTGATCAGGATGGTGTTGGCGTGCGGGTTGTCGATGCCGGTTTCGATGATGGTCGTGCACAGTAGTACGTTGGCGCGCTGGCCGGTGAAGTCGCGCATGACTCGTTCCAGTTCGCGCTCGTTCATCTGGCCGTGGCCGATCACGATGCGTGCTTCCGGCACGAGCTTGGCCAGCTTTTCCTGCATGTTCGCTATGGTGTCGACTTCGTTGTGCAGGAAATACACCTGGCCGCCGCGCTTGAGTTCGCGCAGGACGGCCTCGCGGATGATGCCGTCGGAGAAACGGGACACGAAGGTCTTGATCGCCAGGCGCTTCTGCGGCGCGGTGGCGATCACCGAGAAGTCGCGCAGGCCTTCCATGCTCATCGCCAGCGTGCGCGGGATCGGCGTTGCGGTCAGGGTCAGCACGTCGACCTCGGCCCGCATCGCCTTCAGGGTTTCCTTCTGGCGCACGCCGAAACGGTGTTCCTCGTCGATGACGACCAGGCCGAGCTGCTTGAACTTGACGTCCTTGCCGATCAGCTTGTGCGTGCCGATGATGATGTCGATCTTGCCTTCGGCCAGTTCCTGCAGGGCCTGCGTCGTTTCCTTGGCGGTCTTGAAGCGCGAGATTTCGGCGATCTTGACCGGCCAGTCGGCAAAGCGATCGGCGAAGGTCTGGTAATGCTGTTCGCAGAGCAGCGTGGTCGGGCACAGTACCGCTACCTGCTTGCCGCCGGCCACCGCGCAGAAGGCGGCGCGCAGCGCGACTTCGGTCTTGCCGAAGCCGACGTCGCCGCAGACCAGGCGGTCCATCGGTTTGCCCGAGCGCATGTCTTCGATGACGGCAGCGATCGCCTGCGCCTGGTCGTTGGTTTCTTCGAAGCCGAAGCCGTCGGCGAAGGCCTCGTAGTCGGTTTCCTTGAAGGCGAAGGCGTGGCCCTGCCGCGCGGCGCGTGCGGCGTACAGCGCGAGCAGTTCGGCGGCGGTGTCGTGCGCCTGCTCGGCCGCCTTGCGCTTTGCCTTTTCCCACTGGCCGGAGCCGAGCGTGTGCAGCGGCGCGCTTTCCGGATCGCTGCCCGAGTAGCGCGAGATGACCTGCAACTGCGACACCGGCACGAAGAGCTTGGCATCGTTGGCGTAATGCAGTTCGAGGAATTCCTGCTCGCCAAGGCCGAGATCCATGCGCACCAGGCCCTGGTAGCGGCCGATGCCGTGGCTTTCATGCACCACCGGGTCGCCGACCTTGAGTTCGGTGAGGTCCTTCAGCCAGTTGTCGAAGGTCGCCTTCTTGGCCGCTTCGCGCCGGGTGCGGCGCGGGCTGCCGGCGAACAGCTCGGTCTCGGTGATGAAGGCGACGTTGTCGAGCGTGAAGCCGGCCTGCAGCGGGCCGATGCCCAGCGCCAATTTGGCGTCGCTCGCCAGGAAACCGGCGAGGTCGGCGCTGGCGGCGGGCTTGAGATCGTGCTCGGCGAACATCGCGGCCAGCGTTTCGCGCCGGCCGGCGGTTTCGGCAACAAGCAGGACGCGCCCCTTGAAAGTGGCGAGATGATTCTTCAGCGCACCGAGCGGCTCGTCGCTGCGCCGGTCGACGGCCACGCCAGGCAGTTTTCCGTTCTCGGCATTTTTGCCTTCCAGCGCCAGTCGACCGTAAGCCTTGGCCGCCGTGAAGAAGGCTTCGTCGGTCAGGAAGAGTTCTTCCGGCGCCAGCAGCGGCCGTCCCTTGTCGCCCTGCAACAGGTTGTAGCGCGACTTGGTGTCGGCCCAGAAGGCGGCAATCGCGGCCGGCGCATCGCCGTGCGTGACGAAAACCGCATCCTTGGGCAGGTAGGCGAAGATGCTTGCTGTTTCATCGAAGAACAGCGGCAGGTAGTACTCGATGCCGGCGCTGGCGATGCCGGTCGAGATGTCCTTGTAGATGCCGGATTTGGCCGGATCGCCGTCGAAGCGCTCACGGAAGCTCTGGCGGAAATGCGTGCGCCCCTTGTCGTCCATCGGGAATTCGCGCGCCGGCAGCAGGCGGACTTCCGGCACCGGATAGACAGTGCGCTGGGTGTCGACGTCGAAGGTCTTGATGCTTTCGATCTCGTCGTCGAACAGGTCGAGCCGGTAGGGCAGTTGCGAGCCCATCGGGAAGAGGTCGATCAGGCCGCCGCGGATCGAGTATTCGCCGGGCGTGACAACCTGCGTGACGTGCGCGTAGCCGGCCAGCGTGACCTGGCTGCGGAATTTCTCGGCGTCGAGTTTCTGGCCCTTCTTGAACTCGAAGGTGTAGGCGGCCATGAATTCCGGCGGCGCCAGGCGGTTCACAGCGGTCGACGCCGGCACGAGCAGGATTTCCACTTCACCCTGCAAGGCCGCCCACAAGGTCGCCAGACGTTCGGAAACGAGGTCCTGGTGCGGCGAGAAGTGATCGTAGGGCAGGGTTTCCCAGTCCGGCAGCAGGCGCACCTTGAGGTCTGGCGCAAACCACGGGATTTCTTCCAGCAGGCGCTGCGCATCGGCCGCGCTGGCGGTGATCACGGCGAGCAGCCGGCCCTTGGCCTGGGCGGCCAGTTCGGCCAGCGCCAGGGCGTCGGCAGAGCCGGCGAGCAAGGGCAGATCGATGCGGGCGCCGGGCTTGGGCAGGGCGGGAAGGGCAAGCAGCTTTTTGGGGGCGGACACGGAGGGGCAACAGGTGCAGCGTTGTGGGGACGGAATTATAGCCCCTTCGTCCCGGGGCGTTTTTTTACCGGCCGGCTTTGCCGCTGGACAAAAGGCCGGCCGTCATCGATCGTATCAGCGGAAAACCCGGCAGGCGTATTCGGTACGTGCCTCGATCTTGCCGAACAGTCTGTTGAGATCCTGTTCCCAGTCGAAGCCGATGGCCGCGCAGGCGGCTTCGGACAGGCGGGCGACCTGGTTGTCCTGGCGGCTGGTCAGGTCGAGCGCGTTGGAAAACATCTCGGCAACGTGGATCAGCGGTACCAGGCGCTCATGCATCGCCTGGCTGGGGTCGTGGTGGCCGGCGATGGCAGCGATCACGCTTTCCGGCAGCCACCATTGGCGGGCGAGAACGGCGCCAATCTGGCAGTGATCGAGGCCGAAGTGGTGCCGTTCGATATCGATGATGTTCTCGTTGCCAGTGTCGCGGGCGGTGCGCACCATCTGGAATTCGAGCGGGTAGAAGCGGGCCATCCAGAGCTGGCCGATGTCGTGCAGCAGACCGGCAACCAGGGCATGGTCGGATGCGACGTGCGTGAAGCGGCCGAGTTCCTGGGCGGTGATCGCGACCGCGACGCTGTGTTCCCAGAAATAGGCCGACATCTGGCTCTTCTTGGCGAACTCGGCGAGGCTGACCGCGAGCGCGAGTTCGCGTACGCGGGCGAGACCGATCAGCGAGATGGCGGCATGCACATTGCGCAGGCCGCCGGCATTGCGTCCGCCCATGGCGGCTGAATTGGCAATCGAGACGATGCGGGCGGTCAGGACCGGGTCGGTTTCGACCAGATGGGCCAGGGCGCCAAGCGTGGCGTTGTCGTCATCCAGCGTCTGGATGATCTCATTTACGATTTTCGGGAAGGCGGGCAGGCTGATTGCCCGGCTGGAAATTTCTGTTTCGCTCAGCTGGATCGGCATCAGCTTCTCCGGAAGTTGAGGACGGCGGCGTGCAGGCGGGCCATCATCGGGTCGGCGAGATCGGCGGCGCGGAAAATATGGCTGATGCGCATTTCCTCGACCGCCCATTCCGCTTCGCGCTCTTCCTGGCTGCGCTCGTCGGGTACTTCGATGCAGACGAATTCGGCGTGGCGCAGTGCCATCTGGTGAATGTTGGTCTCGGTCAGGGTGTGGCCAGCGGGCAGCTTGAAGTTGTTGATACCCTGTTTGGAGAGAACGACTGGAGCGCCGAGGGTCATGCCTTCGGCAGCATCGGTGATCGGCAAGTAACGCAGGCGAGTTTCCATGCAACTTCCTGATAAGGTTTATGGCATATATTATTTGTCAAAAACAACAAATGCAATAAATATTAATGTGTTATCTCGTTTTCTTGAGCTTGAATGCTCAGATCCGCAATCCGTGAAAAGGTTTTAGCGGTCGACGCGAATTTACCCCCAATTTTCGCCCGCCGGTGATCTTGAGGCCGGTCGGGAGGCGTATATTCCGCCCTCGGCCAATCGCCGCTTTTCCATCATGCATTCCGGTGCCGTACCGGAATGATCAGAACGTCGCTGACACCATGCCGCTATCCCGTATCGATCCCGCCCAGTATTCGTCGCTGCTTGCCGACAAGCTCGCCCAGTTCAAGCTCGATTTCGCCCAGTTCGGGCTGCCCGAGCCCGAGGTGTTTGCCTCGGCGCCGCTGAACTATCGGATGCGTGCCGAGTTCCGCATCTGGCATCAGGATGACGCACTCGACTACGCGATGTTCAATGCCGCCAATCCCAAGGTGCCGGTGACCATCGAGGCTTTCCCGATTGCCGATCCGACCATCGCCGACGCCATGCCGCGTCTGCGCGAACGCCTGCAAGCCAGCGAGGCGTTGCGCCACCGGCTGTTCCAGGTGGATTTCCTGGCAACCCTGAGTGGCGAGCTGCTGGTTACGCTGATCTATCACCGCCGGCTCGATGCAGCCTGGGAAGCTGCCGCGCGCGAGCTGGCCGACGAACTCGGCATCCAGCTGATCGGACGCAGTCGCGGCCAGAAGATCGTGCTCGGCCGCGACTGGCTGCTCGAGGAATTCGAACTCAACGGCCGCCAACTGCGCTACAAGCAAATCGAAGGCAGCTTCAGCCAGCCCAACGGCGGCGTCAATCGCAAGATGCTGGGCTGGGCCTGTGCGCAATCGGCCGGGCTGGGCGGCGACCTGCTCGAACTCTATTGCGGCAACGGCAATTTCACGGTGGCGCTGGCGCCCTTGTTCGGGCGCGTGCTGGCGACCGAGGTCAGCAAGTCGTCGGTGCATGCCGCACAGTTCAACCTCGAAGGCAATGGCATCGAAAACGTCGCCATGGTACGCATGTCCAGTGACGAAATCAGCGCGGCGCTGGCCGGGCGCGAAGTCTTTCAGCGCATGCAGGACATCGACCTGGCGCAGTATGCGTTCTCGACCATCTTCGTCGATCCGCCGCGCAGCGGCCTCGATCCGGAGACGCTCGAACTGGCTGCAGGCTTCGACAATATTCTCTACATTTCCTGCAATCCGCTGACCCTGCAGGAAAATGTCGCCGCCTTGCAGGCGACGCATGCGATCAGCGCTGCTGCGGTATTCGACCAGTTTCCCTACACCCATCACCTGGAGTGCGGGTTGCTGCTGACGCGGCGCCCGAAATAAGGCCTTTTTAGCGCGTCGACCGCTGCAGACCGATTTCCTGTGCGGTTTCCGGGCCGATCAGCGTTGCGGCGAGGCCGGCCGGAATCTCGGCATGGTTTTCGTCGATGGGGCGGCGGCCGCCCATGATTTCCGTGAGTTGTTGCGGCAGGCGCGGCTGGCGTTCCGGCTCGGCATAACCCTGCGGATAGATCGGTTGCTGCGTGGCGAGGTCGTACTTGTCGGTAGCGCCGAAGGTGTGCAGCAGTTCGTGCGCGATCACCACGTTGTTCTGGCGCCGCTGCAGGCGATGGGCGAAGGCGTGGATGATGCCGACCTGGCCCTTGCTCAGGCCGGTCGAGTGGGGCAGGACATTGCCGCGCTCGGGGTCGTGGAAAAGCACGTAGAGCCGGACCTGCGGTTTCGGGCCGCTGATCTTGTCATTCTGCGCCGCCCACCAGCGCAATTTCAGGCTCCACAACATGATGTCCAGCGTGCTGCCGTGGCTTGGCGGCAGTGGCGGCTTGGCTGCAATGGCCGGCGCCAGGTTGAGGCCGACCGGTTGCAGCACGCTGCGGCCGTAACGGTCGCTTTCGCTTTGCAGCCACTGCGCAATTTCGGCGAATTGTTCGGCATTGAGTTCGCTGACAAAACGTGCCGTGGTCGGCGAGTCATCCGCCGCCACCGGGTAGATGGCGACGTGCACGGTGTGTTCCCACGCGGTCAGCCGGGCATTGGCGCGCCAGGCGCCGAGGCCGACCGTGGCCAGGACGAGCAGCAGGAGCAGGATGCGGAATTTTTTGAACATGGATTTGGCTGGTGCCGGCAGCCCGCCCGGGACAACCGGGACATGGGCGCGGCGGTGAGGCTTCAGGTCGGCTGCTTCAGTTCGTGGAAGCGGACGAAATGCGAGGCCCATTCGAAATAGGTGATCTCGGCAATGCGCGTCTGGCGACGATCGGCCATGCAACGCCGTTCCGGGCCGGTGTAGGCGCTGTGGCCATTGCTGCTGCGCCGGTCGCGACCGGCTCTTTTGTCCTGTCCGCCCAACGGGCTGTGCTGTTCCTGCATTGTGCTGGTATCCCCTGAGTTGTTCGTCATTGGCGCTGCCTTTGCGGCTTTTTATGGAAACGTCACCGGGGCGCAAAATACACCCGCATTGCCCATATGTCACGCACGTAGTTGTGAAGAATGTTTAAGCGACTCGAATTGCCATTGTTGGCACGGTCGACCGGTAAAAAAGGGTAAAAATGCTTGCCCCGCCGGCGCATCAATCGAGTGGCAAAAAAAAGCCCCGGTCGCGGCCGGGGCTGGGTGACTCAGTTGCCTTCCGGCTCCTGCGGCAGGAGCAGGTTGAGCAGCACGGCAAGCACGCCGCACAGGCTGATGCCCTGCAGCGAGAAACTGCCGATCTGCACGGCGAGGCCGCCGATGCCGGTGACCAGCGTCACCGAGACGATGCACAGGTTGCGCGCATTGGCCAGATTGACCCTGGCATCCATCAGCGTTTTCAGGCCGATGCCGGCGATCGAGCCGAAGAGCAGCACCATGATGCCGCCCATGACCGGCAGCGGGATGGTCTGCAGCAGGGCGCCGAACTTGCCGACGAAGGCCATCAGGATGGCGAAGCCGGCCGCCCAGGTCATCACCACCGGGTTGTAGTTCCTGGTCAGCATGACGGCGCCGGTCACTTCGCCGTAGGTGGTCACCGGCGGGCCGCCGAACAGGCCGACGACATTGACCGCCAGGCCGTCGCCGAGCAGCGTGCGATGCAGGCCGGGATTTTCGGTGTAGTCCTTGCCGCTCACCGAGCCGATGGCGAGGATGCCGCCGACGTGCTCGACGATGGGGGCAATCGCGACCGGGATCATGAACAGGATGGCCGCCGGGTTGAACTCCGGATGGCCGAACTCGGGCAGGGCAAGCCAGGCGGCATCGCTGACTTTGGCGAAATCGACGATGCCGGCGAACAGCGAAACGACATAGCCGACGGCAACGCCGACCAGGATGGGCACCAGCTTCAACAGGCCGCGTGCGCGGATGGCGGTCAACATCGTCGCGAGCAGCGAAATGCCGGCGATCGCGATCGCTGTGCCGTAGGGCACGACCTGCGCGCTGCCGGCCTTGCCGGTCGCCATGCCGACCGCGACCTGGGCCAGGCCGAGGCCGATCACCATGACCACCGGGCCGATCACGACCGGCGGCAGCAGCTTGTGGATGAAGCCGACGCCGCGCCATTTCACCAGGCCGGCCGCGACGTAGTAGAAAAAGCTGGCGCAGGCGAGGGCGCCGAGCGTCGCCGGCATGCCCCAGGTCTGTACCGAGTAGATGACCGGCGCGATGAAGGCAAAGCTGGAGCCGAGATAGATTGGCACCTGACGCTTGGTGCAGACCTGGAAGATCAGCGTGCCGATGCCGGCGCCGAGCAGCGCCAGGCTGGGATTGAGGCCGGTGAGCAGCGGCACCAGCACGGTGGCGCCGAAGGCGACGAAGAGGATTTGCGCGCCGGCGAGGGCGGTGCGCCAGGTGGGGTCTTGTTGTGGGTTCATGCTTCCTTGGTCCCGAAAATCTTGTCGCCGGCATCACCGAGGCCGGGAATGATGTAGCCGAGTTCGTTGAGATGGCTGTCGACGGCGGCGGTGTAGCACTGGACCTCGGGATGCGCCGCCTGCAGTGCCGCGATGCCTTCCGGCGCGGCGACCAGGACGAGTGCCTTGACGTGCTGGCAGCCCTTGCGTTTGAGCATGTCGATGGTGGCGATCAGCGAGCCGCCGGTGGCCAGCATCGGGTCGATGATCAGCGCCAGACGCTCGTCGAGCTGGCCGACGAAGCGTTCGAAATAGGGTTCGGGCATCAGCGTCTCGTGGTTGCGGGCGATGCCGACGACGCTGACCTTGGCGTTCGGGATCAGGTCGAGCACGCCGTCCAGCATGCCGATGCCGGCGCGCAGGATGGGCACCACGGTGACCTTCTTGCCCTTGATCTGGTCGATGTCGACCGGCCCGGCCCAGCCTTCGATGCTGACCGTTTCGAGCTCGAAATCGGCGCAGGCCTCGTAAGTCAGCAGGCGGGCCAGTTCGGCCGCCAGCTCGCGGAATTTCTTGGTGCTGATGTCGCCTTCGCGCATCAGGCCGATCTTGTGTTTGACCAGGGGGTGACGGACTTCAATGACCGGCATGGGACTTCCTCGCGGACGAATGGCAATTTGCGAAGCTTATTCGATTCGCGTCTTCTCTCCCATACGGGAAATCACATATCCGGGATGCGGGAAAGCAAGTTGGTGTCAGCGTCCGAGGTAGGCCGACAGCCAGGCGGCGACGCGCAGCACCGGGTCTTCGCCGGTACCGAGGACATGCGTCTCGTGGCTGCAGCCGAGGTGGGCGGCGGCGCGCTGGAAAGCGGTGCGGCCCAGGCTGTCGTCGGCGTCGAACAGCATCAGCAGCGGTGCGCTGAGCAGTTGCAGCGATTGCAGGCCGGCGCGGTCGGCAATGCCGCCGTGGCAGGCGAGCACCTTGATCTGCGTGTCGCGCTGGGCGGCGGCGCGGATCGCCGCCGGTGTCGTGTCGCCACTGGCGAAGACGGCGAGCGGCAGGTCTTCCATATCGCCATCGTGGCGGATCAGGTCGAGGAAGTCGATCAGGCGCTGCGCGAGGCGCGGCACGTTTTGCGTTGCGTCACTGAAATGCGCCTCCTGCGTCGAGAGCAGTTCGACACTCAGGATGGCGTAGCCGCGCGCCGCAAGATTGGCCGTGATGAAGCTGTCGACCGCTGCGTGATGGGCGCGGGCGAGCAGGACAAGACCGCGCGGGCTGTCGGGACGGTCGAGCTGGGCATGCAGCGGGCCGTGTGGGGTATGCAGGGTGATGGTGCGGATCATGATGTGATGTGGACAGGAATGCGGTGCGGGCCGAAAGCCTTGCCATCGCGCCCGAGGCTGGCGCCGAAATGGCCGGCGATGCGGGCCTTGCAG carries:
- a CDS encoding HDOD domain-containing protein, whose protein sequence is MPIQLSETEISSRAISLPAFPKIVNEIIQTLDDDNATLGALAHLVETDPVLTARIVSIANSAAMGGRNAGGLRNVHAAISLIGLARVRELALAVSLAEFAKKSQMSAYFWEHSVAVAITAQELGRFTHVASDHALVAGLLHDIGQLWMARFYPLEFQMVRTARDTGNENIIDIERHHFGLDHCQIGAVLARQWWLPESVIAAIAGHHDPSQAMHERLVPLIHVAEMFSNALDLTSRQDNQVARLSEAACAAIGFDWEQDLNRLFGKIEARTEYACRVFR
- a CDS encoding uracil-xanthine permease family protein, coding for MNPQQDPTWRTALAGAQILFVAFGATVLVPLLTGLNPSLALLGAGIGTLIFQVCTKRQVPIYLGSSFAFIAPVIYSVQTWGMPATLGALACASFFYYVAAGLVKWRGVGFIHKLLPPVVIGPVVMVIGLGLAQVAVGMATGKAGSAQVVPYGTAIAIAGISLLATMLTAIRARGLLKLVPILVGVAVGYVVSLFAGIVDFAKVSDAAWLALPEFGHPEFNPAAILFMIPVAIAPIVEHVGGILAIGSVSGKDYTENPGLHRTLLGDGLAVNVVGLFGGPPVTTYGEVTGAVMLTRNYNPVVMTWAAGFAILMAFVGKFGALLQTIPLPVMGGIMVLLFGSIAGIGLKTLMDARVNLANARNLCIVSVTLVTGIGGLAVQIGSFSLQGISLCGVLAVLLNLLLPQEPEGN
- the trmA gene encoding tRNA (uridine(54)-C5)-methyltransferase TrmA, which translates into the protein MPLSRIDPAQYSSLLADKLAQFKLDFAQFGLPEPEVFASAPLNYRMRAEFRIWHQDDALDYAMFNAANPKVPVTIEAFPIADPTIADAMPRLRERLQASEALRHRLFQVDFLATLSGELLVTLIYHRRLDAAWEAAARELADELGIQLIGRSRGQKIVLGRDWLLEEFELNGRQLRYKQIEGSFSQPNGGVNRKMLGWACAQSAGLGGDLLELYCGNGNFTVALAPLFGRVLATEVSKSSVHAAQFNLEGNGIENVAMVRMSSDEISAALAGREVFQRMQDIDLAQYAFSTIFVDPPRSGLDPETLELAAGFDNILYISCNPLTLQENVAALQATHAISAAAVFDQFPYTHHLECGLLLTRRPK
- the mfd gene encoding transcription-repair coupling factor, which translates into the protein MSAPKKLLALPALPKPGARIDLPLLAGSADALALAELAAQAKGRLLAVITASAADAQRLLEEIPWFAPDLKVRLLPDWETLPYDHFSPHQDLVSERLATLWAALQGEVEILLVPASTAVNRLAPPEFMAAYTFEFKKGQKLDAEKFRSQVTLAGYAHVTQVVTPGEYSIRGGLIDLFPMGSQLPYRLDLFDDEIESIKTFDVDTQRTVYPVPEVRLLPAREFPMDDKGRTHFRQSFRERFDGDPAKSGIYKDISTGIASAGIEYYLPLFFDETASIFAYLPKDAVFVTHGDAPAAIAAFWADTKSRYNLLQGDKGRPLLAPEELFLTDEAFFTAAKAYGRLALEGKNAENGKLPGVAVDRRSDEPLGALKNHLATFKGRVLLVAETAGRRETLAAMFAEHDLKPAASADLAGFLASDAKLALGIGPLQAGFTLDNVAFITETELFAGSPRRTRREAAKKATFDNWLKDLTELKVGDPVVHESHGIGRYQGLVRMDLGLGEQEFLELHYANDAKLFVPVSQLQVISRYSGSDPESAPLHTLGSGQWEKAKRKAAEQAHDTAAELLALYAARAARQGHAFAFKETDYEAFADGFGFEETNDQAQAIAAVIEDMRSGKPMDRLVCGDVGFGKTEVALRAAFCAVAGGKQVAVLCPTTLLCEQHYQTFADRFADWPVKIAEISRFKTAKETTQALQELAEGKIDIIIGTHKLIGKDVKFKQLGLVVIDEEHRFGVRQKETLKAMRAEVDVLTLTATPIPRTLAMSMEGLRDFSVIATAPQKRLAIKTFVSRFSDGIIREAVLRELKRGGQVYFLHNEVDTIANMQEKLAKLVPEARIVIGHGQMNERELERVMRDFTGQRANVLLCTTIIETGIDNPHANTILINRAEKFGLAQLHQLRGRVGRSHHQAYAYLLVQDEKALTKQAKMRLEAIQAMEELGSGFFLAMHDLEIRGAGEVLGDNQSGEMQEVGFNMYTDMLNRAVAALKQGKHLAAVDLTQPLGIGTEINLRTPALLPDGYCPDVHERLTLYKRLANCETAEDIDALQEELIDRFGELPIQGQSLLATHRLRLLVKPLLIQKLDATNDQVTIQFSPEFSKSPPIEPIKIINLIQKNRSYKLAGQDKISLLRHCPTLNDKVAAVKDMIRQLIN
- the upp gene encoding uracil phosphoribosyltransferase encodes the protein MPVIEVRHPLVKHKIGLMREGDISTKKFRELAAELARLLTYEACADFELETVSIEGWAGPVDIDQIKGKKVTVVPILRAGIGMLDGVLDLIPNAKVSVVGIARNHETLMPEPYFERFVGQLDERLALIIDPMLATGGSLIATIDMLKRKGCQHVKALVLVAAPEGIAALQAAHPEVQCYTAAVDSHLNELGYIIPGLGDAGDKIFGTKEA
- a CDS encoding 3-deoxy-7-phosphoheptulonate synthase, with amino-acid sequence MTTPDIDNVNVTAFDTMPTPAEIQARRPLTAKAAKTVTHGRNLLRKIIDRKDHRLFVVVGPCSIHDPVAGMDYARRLKKLADDVGDTLQIIMRVYFEKPRTTVGWKGYINDPFMDDSFQVNVGMEKARQFLLDVNELGLPAGTEALDPYGPQYYGDLITWTAIGARTTESQTHREMSSGLSTPVGFKNATSGDLTVATNAILSASNPHSFLGLNSEGRVAIVRTKGNAYGHVVLRGGDGKPNYDTVSVAVAEQAMAKAKLPANIVVDCSHANSSKKPELQPLVMADIVNQIRNGNKSLLGVMIESNLEAGNQSIPSDLSQLKYGCSVTDGCVDWEATEKMIRDAAVLLRDILPERLA
- a CDS encoding dienelactone hydrolase family protein, yielding MIRTITLHTPHGPLHAQLDRPDSPRGLVLLARAHHAAVDSFITANLAARGYAILSVELLSTQEAHFSDATQNVPRLAQRLIDFLDLIRHDGDMEDLPLAVFASGDTTPAAIRAAAQRDTQIKVLACHGGIADRAGLQSLQLLSAPLLMLFDADDSLGRTAFQRAAAHLGCSHETHVLGTGEDPVLRVAAWLSAYLGR